Proteins encoded by one window of Cervus canadensis isolate Bull #8, Minnesota chromosome 18, ASM1932006v1, whole genome shotgun sequence:
- the DKKL1 gene encoding dickkopf-like protein 1 isoform X1 codes for MGQTESPGPSLPARPVMWHQLFPLLLLSSASVPPSTAAPIRDGDVQESSSGFLGLQSLLQGFTRLFLKDDLLRGMDSFFSAPMDFRGLPRNYHQEENQERRLGNNTLSSHLQIDKVTDNKTGEVVISEKVVASIEPGEGSLEGDWKVPKIEEKEALAPVPKAVDSFHPEPHPRVAFWIMKLPRRRSHQDTQEGSHWLSEKRHRLQAIRDGLREGTREDGLEEGTQSASHSKLPARKTHFLYILRPSQQL; via the exons ATGGGCCAAACTGAGTCTCCAGGGCCGAG CCTCCCGGCCCGCCCCGTCATGTGGCACCAGCTATTCCCGTTGCTGCTGCTCTCCTCTGCCTCGGTGCCCCCCTCCACTGCAGCCCCGATCCGCGATGGTGACGTCCAGGAGAGCTCCTCAGGTTTTCTAGGTCTTCAGAGTCTACTTCAAGGCTTCACACGGCTTTTCCTGAAG GATGATCTGCTGCGGGGCATGGACAGCTTCTTCTCTGCCCCTATGGACTTCCGGGGCCTTCCTAGGAACTACCACCAAGAAGAGAACCAGGAGCGCAGGCTGGGAAACAACACTCTCTCCAGCCACCTCCAGATTGACAAG GTCACCGACAACAAGACAGGAGAGGTGGTGATCTCTGAAAAGGTGGTGGCATCCATTGAGCCAggagaggggagtttggagggTGACTGGAAG GTTCCTAAGATAGAGGAGAAAGAGGCCCTGGCGCCTGTCCCGAAGGCCGTGGACAGCTTCCACCCGGAACCCCATCCCCGAGTGGCCTTCTGGATCATGAAGCTGCCACGGCGGAGGTCCCACCAGGATACCCAGGAGGGCAGCCACTGGCTCAGTGAGAAGCGACACCGTCTACAGGCCATCCGGGATGGGCTCCGAGAGGGGACCCGCGAGGACGGACTCGAAGAGGGCACCCAGAGCGCCTCTCACTCCAAGCTGCCGGCCCGCAAGACCCACTTCCTGTATATCCTCAGGCCATCCCAGCAGTTGTAA
- the TEAD2 gene encoding transcriptional enhancer factor TEF-4 isoform X2 gives MGEPRAGAPLDDGSGWTGSEEGSEEGTGGSEGAGGDGGPDAEGVWSPDIEQSFQEALAIYPPCGRRKIILSDEGKMYGRNELIARYIKLRTGKTRTRKQVSSHIQVLARRKSREIQSKLKALNVDQVSKDKAFQTMATMSSAQLISAPSLQAKLGPTGPQTPELFQFWSGSSGPPWNVPDVKPFSQTPFSLSLTPPSADLPGYEPPQALSPPALPPPAPSPPAWQARALGTARLQLVEFSAFVEPPDAADSYQRHLFVHISQHCPSPGAPPLESVDVRQIYDKFPEKKGGLRELYDRGPPHAFFLVKFWADLNWGPSGEEVGAGSSSGGFYGVSSQYESLEHMTLTCSSKVCSFGKQVVEKVETERAQLEDGRFVYRLLRSPMCEYLVNFLHKLRQLPERYMMNSVLENFTILQVVTNRDTQELLLCTAYVFEVSTSERGAQHHIYRLVRD, from the exons ATGGGGGAACCCCGGGCTGGGGCCCCCCTGGACGATGGCAGCGGCTGGACAGGAAGTGAGGAAGGAAGCGAGGAGGGCACTGGCGGCagtgagggggcggggggcgaCGGGGGCCCAGACGCAGAAGGTGTCTGGAGTCCAGACATCGAGCAGAGCTTCCAGGAGGCCCTGGCCATCTACCCGCCCTGTGGCCGGCGGAAAATCATCCTGTCTGATGAAGGCAAGATGTATG GTCGGAATGAACTGATTGCCCGCTACATCAAGCTGAGAACGGGAAAGACCCGAACTCGCAAACAG GTCTCTAGTCACATCCAGGTTTTGGCCCGAAGGAAATCGAGGGAAATCCAGTCCAAGCTCAAG GCCCTGAATGTG GACCAGGTTTCCAAGGACAAGGCTTTCCAGACAATGGCCACCATGTCCTCTGCCCAGCTCATCTCAGCACCTTCCTTGCAGGCCAAACTGGGTCCCACCGGTCCTCAG ACCCCGGAGCTTTTCCAGTTTTGGTCGGGGAGTTCTGGGCCCCCCTGGAATGTTCCTGA TGTGAAGCCATTCTCGCAGACACCGTTCTCCTTGTCACTGACTCCTCCATCTGCTGACCTCCCAG GGTACGAGCCCCCCCAAGCCCTCTCACCTCCCGCTTTGCCCCCACCCGCCCCATCACCCCCAGCCTGGCAGGCTCGGGCTCTGGGCACTGCTCGGTTGCAGCTGGTGGAGTTCTCGGCCTTTGTGGAACCGCCAGATGCAGCTGACTCT TACCAGAGGCACCTGTTTGTACACATCAGCCAGCACTGCCCCAGCCCTGGAGCGCCCCCCCTCGAGAGTGTGGACGTCCGGCAGATCTACGACAAATTCCCCGAGAAAAAGGGTGGTCTGCGGGAGCTGTATGATCGTGGGCCCCCCCATGCCTTCTTCCTGGTCAAGTTCTGG gcGGACTTGAACTGGGGCCCGAGTGGTGAGGAGGTGGGGGCCGGCAGCAGCAGCGGTGGCTTCTATGGAGTGAGCAGCCAGTACGAGAGCCTGGAACACATGACCCTCACCTGTTCCTCCAAGGTCTGCTCCTTCGGCAAGCAGGTGGTGGAGAAGGTGGAG ACGGAGCGTGCCCAGCTGGAGGACGGAAGGTTCGTGTACCGCCTGCTGCGCTCACCCATGTGCGAGTACCTGGTGAATTTTCTGCACAAATTGCGGCAGCTGCCCGAGCGTTATATGATGAACAGCGTCCTGGAGAACTTTACCATCCTCCAG GTGGTGACAAACAGAGACACCCAGGAACTGTTGCTCTGCACCGCCTACGTCTTTGAAGTCTCCACCAGTGAGCGGGGGGCCCAGCACCACATTTATCGCCTGGTCAGGGACTGA
- the DKKL1 gene encoding dickkopf-like protein 1 isoform X2, producing the protein MWHQLFPLLLLSSASVPPSTAAPIRDGDVQESSSGFLGLQSLLQGFTRLFLKDDLLRGMDSFFSAPMDFRGLPRNYHQEENQERRLGNNTLSSHLQIDKVTDNKTGEVVISEKVVASIEPGEGSLEGDWKVPKIEEKEALAPVPKAVDSFHPEPHPRVAFWIMKLPRRRSHQDTQEGSHWLSEKRHRLQAIRDGLREGTREDGLEEGTQSASHSKLPARKTHFLYILRPSQQL; encoded by the exons ATGTGGCACCAGCTATTCCCGTTGCTGCTGCTCTCCTCTGCCTCGGTGCCCCCCTCCACTGCAGCCCCGATCCGCGATGGTGACGTCCAGGAGAGCTCCTCAGGTTTTCTAGGTCTTCAGAGTCTACTTCAAGGCTTCACACGGCTTTTCCTGAAG GATGATCTGCTGCGGGGCATGGACAGCTTCTTCTCTGCCCCTATGGACTTCCGGGGCCTTCCTAGGAACTACCACCAAGAAGAGAACCAGGAGCGCAGGCTGGGAAACAACACTCTCTCCAGCCACCTCCAGATTGACAAG GTCACCGACAACAAGACAGGAGAGGTGGTGATCTCTGAAAAGGTGGTGGCATCCATTGAGCCAggagaggggagtttggagggTGACTGGAAG GTTCCTAAGATAGAGGAGAAAGAGGCCCTGGCGCCTGTCCCGAAGGCCGTGGACAGCTTCCACCCGGAACCCCATCCCCGAGTGGCCTTCTGGATCATGAAGCTGCCACGGCGGAGGTCCCACCAGGATACCCAGGAGGGCAGCCACTGGCTCAGTGAGAAGCGACACCGTCTACAGGCCATCCGGGATGGGCTCCGAGAGGGGACCCGCGAGGACGGACTCGAAGAGGGCACCCAGAGCGCCTCTCACTCCAAGCTGCCGGCCCGCAAGACCCACTTCCTGTATATCCTCAGGCCATCCCAGCAGTTGTAA
- the DKKL1 gene encoding dickkopf-like protein 1 isoform X3, which translates to MGQTESPGPSLPARPVMWHQLFPLLLLSSASVPPSTAAPIRDGDVQESSSGFLGLQSLLQGFTRLFLKDDLLRGMDSFFSAPMDFRGLPRNYHQEENQERRLGNNTLSSHLQIDKVTDNKTGEVVISEKVPKIEEKEALAPVPKAVDSFHPEPHPRVAFWIMKLPRRRSHQDTQEGSHWLSEKRHRLQAIRDGLREGTREDGLEEGTQSASHSKLPARKTHFLYILRPSQQL; encoded by the exons ATGGGCCAAACTGAGTCTCCAGGGCCGAG CCTCCCGGCCCGCCCCGTCATGTGGCACCAGCTATTCCCGTTGCTGCTGCTCTCCTCTGCCTCGGTGCCCCCCTCCACTGCAGCCCCGATCCGCGATGGTGACGTCCAGGAGAGCTCCTCAGGTTTTCTAGGTCTTCAGAGTCTACTTCAAGGCTTCACACGGCTTTTCCTGAAG GATGATCTGCTGCGGGGCATGGACAGCTTCTTCTCTGCCCCTATGGACTTCCGGGGCCTTCCTAGGAACTACCACCAAGAAGAGAACCAGGAGCGCAGGCTGGGAAACAACACTCTCTCCAGCCACCTCCAGATTGACAAG GTCACCGACAACAAGACAGGAGAGGTGGTGATCTCTGAAAAG GTTCCTAAGATAGAGGAGAAAGAGGCCCTGGCGCCTGTCCCGAAGGCCGTGGACAGCTTCCACCCGGAACCCCATCCCCGAGTGGCCTTCTGGATCATGAAGCTGCCACGGCGGAGGTCCCACCAGGATACCCAGGAGGGCAGCCACTGGCTCAGTGAGAAGCGACACCGTCTACAGGCCATCCGGGATGGGCTCCGAGAGGGGACCCGCGAGGACGGACTCGAAGAGGGCACCCAGAGCGCCTCTCACTCCAAGCTGCCGGCCCGCAAGACCCACTTCCTGTATATCCTCAGGCCATCCCAGCAGTTGTAA
- the TEAD2 gene encoding transcriptional enhancer factor TEF-4 isoform X1, protein MGEPRAGAPLDDGSGWTGSEEGSEEGTGGSEGAGGDGGPDAEGVWSPDIEQSFQEALAIYPPCGRRKIILSDEGKMYGRNELIARYIKLRTGKTRTRKQVSSHIQVLARRKSREIQSKLKALNVDQVSKDKAFQTMATMSSAQLISAPSLQAKLGPTGPQVAWTPELFQFWSGSSGPPWNVPDVKPFSQTPFSLSLTPPSADLPGYEPPQALSPPALPPPAPSPPAWQARALGTARLQLVEFSAFVEPPDAADSYQRHLFVHISQHCPSPGAPPLESVDVRQIYDKFPEKKGGLRELYDRGPPHAFFLVKFWADLNWGPSGEEVGAGSSSGGFYGVSSQYESLEHMTLTCSSKVCSFGKQVVEKVETERAQLEDGRFVYRLLRSPMCEYLVNFLHKLRQLPERYMMNSVLENFTILQVVTNRDTQELLLCTAYVFEVSTSERGAQHHIYRLVRD, encoded by the exons ATGGGGGAACCCCGGGCTGGGGCCCCCCTGGACGATGGCAGCGGCTGGACAGGAAGTGAGGAAGGAAGCGAGGAGGGCACTGGCGGCagtgagggggcggggggcgaCGGGGGCCCAGACGCAGAAGGTGTCTGGAGTCCAGACATCGAGCAGAGCTTCCAGGAGGCCCTGGCCATCTACCCGCCCTGTGGCCGGCGGAAAATCATCCTGTCTGATGAAGGCAAGATGTATG GTCGGAATGAACTGATTGCCCGCTACATCAAGCTGAGAACGGGAAAGACCCGAACTCGCAAACAG GTCTCTAGTCACATCCAGGTTTTGGCCCGAAGGAAATCGAGGGAAATCCAGTCCAAGCTCAAG GCCCTGAATGTG GACCAGGTTTCCAAGGACAAGGCTTTCCAGACAATGGCCACCATGTCCTCTGCCCAGCTCATCTCAGCACCTTCCTTGCAGGCCAAACTGGGTCCCACCGGTCCTCAGGTGGCCTGG ACCCCGGAGCTTTTCCAGTTTTGGTCGGGGAGTTCTGGGCCCCCCTGGAATGTTCCTGA TGTGAAGCCATTCTCGCAGACACCGTTCTCCTTGTCACTGACTCCTCCATCTGCTGACCTCCCAG GGTACGAGCCCCCCCAAGCCCTCTCACCTCCCGCTTTGCCCCCACCCGCCCCATCACCCCCAGCCTGGCAGGCTCGGGCTCTGGGCACTGCTCGGTTGCAGCTGGTGGAGTTCTCGGCCTTTGTGGAACCGCCAGATGCAGCTGACTCT TACCAGAGGCACCTGTTTGTACACATCAGCCAGCACTGCCCCAGCCCTGGAGCGCCCCCCCTCGAGAGTGTGGACGTCCGGCAGATCTACGACAAATTCCCCGAGAAAAAGGGTGGTCTGCGGGAGCTGTATGATCGTGGGCCCCCCCATGCCTTCTTCCTGGTCAAGTTCTGG gcGGACTTGAACTGGGGCCCGAGTGGTGAGGAGGTGGGGGCCGGCAGCAGCAGCGGTGGCTTCTATGGAGTGAGCAGCCAGTACGAGAGCCTGGAACACATGACCCTCACCTGTTCCTCCAAGGTCTGCTCCTTCGGCAAGCAGGTGGTGGAGAAGGTGGAG ACGGAGCGTGCCCAGCTGGAGGACGGAAGGTTCGTGTACCGCCTGCTGCGCTCACCCATGTGCGAGTACCTGGTGAATTTTCTGCACAAATTGCGGCAGCTGCCCGAGCGTTATATGATGAACAGCGTCCTGGAGAACTTTACCATCCTCCAG GTGGTGACAAACAGAGACACCCAGGAACTGTTGCTCTGCACCGCCTACGTCTTTGAAGTCTCCACCAGTGAGCGGGGGGCCCAGCACCACATTTATCGCCTGGTCAGGGACTGA